A single region of the Hippopotamus amphibius kiboko isolate mHipAmp2 chromosome 6, mHipAmp2.hap2, whole genome shotgun sequence genome encodes:
- the LOC130854871 gene encoding protein SPT2 homolog: MSPGSATRVTSAGSLSCDFSRPGSPERPPSLPTALLALDSCAWQAAPVCAPRSRLETPALPSPPFTALFAAVSPLPLGAPERQLEEEQGRRERTRRSRGGVGGERQGGCGLAAALQLVAGDPIPPSRPSDGEEEIRLDTHTRTQLGTSPGGSRRGPGGGRDSTSSGEPGAHTAWQIGRKLTAQGPVAEDRRLSTRRSESGAAPVPAWGEEDAHLLPQSCCGPRHCADSGSRGRPCRARAAGARPAVPGSSLPGKCRKRALNSTTSRPPPPLPGSPPRTWPPPPPPARRARPPLTLTRASTARLARSHSSRRALRRAEARASETTGPTAAGTAGDALWAGATRRGPPRPGLPPAPPPPPGTLVSRARCPPRTGEGL, translated from the exons ATGTCCCCGGGTTCTGCTACCCGTGTCACTTCCGCGGGTTCCCTAAGCTGCGACTTCAGTCGGCCAGGGAGCCCCGAGCGTCCACCCAGCCTCCCCACCGCGCTCTTGGCCCTCGACTCCTGTGCCTGG CAAGCAGCTCCCGTGTGTGCTCCCCGCTCTCGACTGGAGACACCTGCGCTTCCTTCCCCACCCTTCACCGCCCTTTTCGCTGCGGTTTCTCCCCTGCCTTTGGGAGCTCCGGAGcggcagctggaggaggagcaggggaggagggagaggacgAGGAGGAGTaggggcggggtgggtggggagagacagggagggtgTGGACTGGCAGCCGCTCTGCAGCTGGTCGCCGGGGACCCGATCCCTCCCTCGCGCCCGAGTGATGGAGAGGAAGAGATTCGCTtagacacacacacgcgcacacagcTGGGCACGTCTCCGGGAGGCAGCCGCCGGGGGCCGGGCGGCGGCCGTGACAGCACCAGCAGCGGGGAGCCGGGCGCCCACACAGCTTG GCAGATCGGGAGGAAGCTGACTGCCCAAGGACCTGTCGCCGAGGACAGGAGGCTCTCCACGCGGCGCTCAGAGTCCGGGGCCGCGCCGGTGCCCGCGTGGGGCGAGGAGGATGCTCACCTCCTCCCGCAGAGCTGCTGCGGGCCCCGGCACTGCGCGGACTCCGGCTCCCGCGGCCGGCCCTGTCGTGCCCGCGCCGCGGGAGCGCGCCCTGCCGTACCTGGCTCCAGCCTCCCGGGGAAGTGCAGGAAACGCGCCCTAAACTCCACTACTTCTCGCCCGCCTCCTCCCCTTCCCGGCTCCCCGCCCCGGAcctggccgccgccgccgccgcccgcgcgtAGGGCCCGCCCGCCTCTGACTCTCACGCGCGCAAGCACAGCCCGGCTCGCCCGCTCCCATTCAAGCCGACGCGCTCTCCGCAGAGCCGAAGCCCGGGCGTCCGAAACTACTGGACCCACTGCGGCCGGGACTGCaggagacgccctgtgggccggCGCCACCCGCCGCGGGCCCCCGCGCCCCGGGCtcccgcccgcgccgccgccgccgccggggacGTTGGTGAGCAGGGCGCGCTGCCCGCCTCGCACCGGGGAGGGGCTCTAG